The following are encoded together in the Bradysia coprophila strain Holo2 unplaced genomic scaffold, BU_Bcop_v1 contig_94, whole genome shotgun sequence genome:
- the LOC119085125 gene encoding uncharacterized protein LOC119085125, translating into MPFLTDGINSKFIDEIEYVGKYLNGRYVIARKLYVCVEPQLPAGNYLQSRFEKYGQIESTEVLKSGKEGYVTFSYDLDACLAYHREKDYGVDVAYPWHQPSTVTEPQSEDEHDAVIDGGSPLLLLNDDCFYGLFNYLDNETLVHLSETCTQLYRLLAYTYTFPNREFKLDGGTSTGTPMPLAMVRNIFRLMGSYFQVMDIDVTCMRDTDVLSYLQTMLKYCEHNTRMRTMKFAAMAWKVEFDALILAFAGSLERLDLCSLNGHFCPDVITICPKLKALTTHHVYNFATTTDRPGLPTFPVKNLQIRKFKTSLTDAIYFQTLALRLPNVEKLSLILFQVTLDDFRHLTNLKLIKLKLKFDLVRGTFANLLCGMFEILQGVGSLMELKLYLTPTALPMEPDEIDRLVMHLAAKLPHLKRVDLVGFTGINESTVLNFIWQSKNLGSFHLHRSPNFRTESFIVQLVSDRKCLPPRKLNLYLDADEDGAVVDLNSIDMDPYLTIQYKCSHNEPLKFQSKHFQ; encoded by the exons ATGCCATTTTTAACAGACGGTATCAATAGCAAATTCATCGACGAAATTGAATATGTTGGGAAATATTTGAACGGACGTTATGTCATTGCCCGAAAATTGTATGTTTGTGTGGAACCTCAGCTTCCTGCTGGCAAT TATTTACAAAGTCGTTTCGAGAAGTATGGGCAAATAGAATCGACCGAAGTGTTGAAAAGCGGAAAAGAGGGTTATGTCACATTTTCATACGATCTCGATGCATGCTTGGCTTATCACAGAGAAAAAGACTACGGTGTCGACGTAGCTTACCCTTGGCATCAACCATCAACTGTAACTGAGCCCCAAAGTGAAGATGAACACGATGCCGTGATTGATGGAGGATCGCCATTACTGCTGCTAAATGATGACTGTTTCTATGGACTGTTTAATTACTTGGACAATGAAACTCTCGTCCATTTATCAGAGACGTGCACACAACTCTACAGATTGCTCGCATACACATATACGTTTCCTAACCGCGAGTTTAAGCTGGACGGAGGCACCAGCACCGGTACACCAATGCCACTCGCCATGGtacgaaacatttttcgtctAATGGGATCGTATTTCCAAGTTATGGATATCGATGTCACATGCATGAGAGACACAGATGTTTTGAGTTACTTACAAACAATGCTGAAGTATTGTGAACACAATACGCGCATGCGTACGATGAAATTTGCAGCTATGGCTTGGAAGGTCGAATTTGACGCTTTAATATTGGCATTTGCTGGTAGCTTGGAAAGATTGGATTTATGTTCGTTAAACGGACATTTTTGTCCAGATGTCATCACTATATGTCCGAAATTGAAGGCCTTAACTACACACCATGTTTACAATTTTGCGACAACGACAGACAGACCGGGCCTGCCGACTTTTCCGGTCAAAAATCTGCAAAtcagaaaattcaaaacttcGCTAACGGACGCGatatattttcaaactttagCTCTTCGATTGCCGAACgttgaaaaattgagtttgaTACTGTTCCAAGTGACATTGGACGATTTTAGACATTTGACGAATctcaaattgataaaattaaaattgaaatttgaccTAGTTCGCGGCACGTTTGCCAATTTACTGTGTggaatgtttgaaattttgcaAGGAGTTGGCAGCCTCATGGAATTAAAGCTGTACTTGACACCAACTGCATTGCCGATGGAACCGGATGAAATCGATCGATTGGTAATGCATCTGGCTGCAAAGCTTCCACATCTCAAACGCGTAGACTTGGTAGGTTTCACTGGAATAAACGAATCGAccgttttgaatttcatttggCAATCCAAAAATCTTGGATCGTTCCACTTGCATAGATCGCCTAATTTTCGTACTGAATCGTTCATCGTACAGCTCGTATCAGATCGTAAATGTCTACCCCCAAGGAAATTGAACTTGTACCTGGATGCTGATGAAGATGGTGCTGTTGTCGATCTCAATTCCATCGATATGGACCCGTATCTAACCATACAATATAAGTGTTCACATAATGAGCCACTGAAGTTTCaatcgaaacattttcaatag